The genomic stretch ATCACAATTAATATCATCTGGTTTTAAAGGATATTGTTCGGAATTCCATTCGGATGCAACTTTCTTTCTTTTCTCATCATCATTTTCTAAAGTTGATATAAATGCAGGACAGACGGCACAATCTAATCCGCAAAAGGCTATCATTTTTTGCATATTTCCTCCTGATTCGTAAAAACTTTATCTATTTGTTTTTGTCAAAAGAATAAATTTCGTAACGGACAAAACGAATATAACGAGTAGAGAAGTAATTCACAACTTGCTACGAAGTGAGGGTTGGGTATGATTAAAGAAAAACTATTTTAATAAATCACAAAAATTTAATCTCAATATCCTTGATCTTTTGAAAATCATTATCCAGAGTAACTATATTCAAATTGTAAAATCTTGCGATATTGTATTGATAAAGATCATCAAAATCAAGATTTAAATTCTTTTTTGATTCAGTTAAATTCTTATATTCTTCTTTTGGAAGGGATAATAGTTTTGTTTTAGGAAGAAAATCTTTTATGAATTTTTGAAAAACATCTTCTTTATTATCCCTAACTCGGCTAAACCGAAACCAAAAGGACACTGGTAACCAGAGATGAATACGAATAAATATAAATCATAATTAACGAAAAAAAGGCTTTATCAAAGTCAATGCTT from Candidatus Cloacimonadota bacterium encodes the following:
- a CDS encoding PIN domain-containing protein; protein product: MFIRIHLWLPVSFWFRFSRVRDNKEDVFQKFIKDFLPKTKLLSLPKEEYKNLTESKKNLNLDFDDLYQYNIARFYNLNIVTLDNDFQKIKDIEIKFL